The DNA window TACCCAGGCTGATGAGTAACAACAAAAAGAGGGAAAGCGTTACGGCGGCCGTAACCTTGCCTCCGACGCGTCTGAGAACGCCGATATCGACACCCAGCCCGAGCGCCGCCATCGAAACGACCGTCAGCAGAGAGGCCACCCTCAGGATCGGCGCCGCAGCGGATTCGGGCAATATTCCAAACGAGCGAAGCCCCGCCAGAACCAGGAAACCGATAATGAACCAGGGGATCAATTGAAGTGGCTTGAAGCGCTTCGACGCAACCGATCCTTCTGCATCTTTCCGAAGCCCTCGCCCGAAAAGGGAGAAGCAGAGCACGATAGGCCCAAGGGTGAGAACACGCACCAATTTAACCAAGGTCCCGATCTGGGTACTGATGAGGCCGACCGGTACAGTCGCTGCGAGGACCTGCGGAACTGCGTACACCGTCAGACCGGCAAGAATACCGTACTGGGTCGGCGAGAGCGCCAGCAAGGGAACCAAAAGCGGCAGACCGAGCACCATCACCACGCCGAGGACAGCCGTGAACGATATCGAGGACACGATGTCGTCGCCGTCAGCCCCGATCACCGGCGCGATCGCCGCAATCGCCGAATTGCCGCAAACCGAATTGCCGCATGCCACCAGAATAGACAGCCGGACCGGCAGCCCGAGCAATCTGCCGATGCCGTAACTGGCCGCCAGAATAACGGCGACGGTCCCAACGATCGCGGCGATCAGTGACAGGCCTGAAGCAGCTATCGCCGAGTAGCTGATGGTTGCGCCGAGCAGCACCACGGCGGTTTCGAGCAATTGTTTGGCGCTGAAGGCGATACCGGGGCGCCAGCGCGAATTCGGCTCCCACGCGGTTCGAATGGCCATCCCGAGCAGAATCGCGATGACCAGGGCTTCCAGATAAGGATGGCTGAAAACACGCTCTTCCAGGTACTGAACACCCACCGAAACCGCGGTGATGACGACGCTCAGGCCAATGCCGGGCATCAGACCACCGATGCGGGCAATGACGGCGCGCCAGCCCTTGTCCGTTGCAGCAGGCTTCTTTGGGGCAGGCATACCAAACTCCTACGTGGGGGAGAAGATTATGCGCTAAAAGCTGGCCTTAAGGGAAATACCGGTTACATTTAGACCCATATGGACAAGTTATGCCTCTGAACCTTCATTTGCTGCGCATGTTCACGACGGTGGTTCGAACCGGCAGTTTTTCGCGCGCGGCGGATGCTCTCCATATCAGCCAGCCGGCGATTTCGAAGGGGGTCAGGGACTTTGAGCTCCAGATCGGCTGCCGACTGCTGGACCGCATCCCAAAGGGCGTGCGTCCGACCCGCGAAGGCCTGGCCCTGATGCGCCATGCGGAAGCCCTGTTCGCGACTGAGCGCCAGGCCGAGGAAGAAATGCGCTCGCTTCGCGGGCTGGAGGAGGGCTCGCTGCGCATCGGCGCCAGTACCACGATCGCTTCCTACATGATCGCCGAATATCTCGGCATCTTTCACAACGCCTATCCCAACATCGATCTTCACATCATCAGCGCAAATACGAGCGAAATCGCCGACCTGACGATCGGACACGAGGTCGATATCGCACTGGTGGAAGGGCCGATCAGGGACGAAAACCTGATAGCGGAGCCGTGGCAAACCGACGTCATGGAACTGATCGTCGGCTCGCACCACCCGTTTGCCGCCTCGAAGACACCGATTGCCGCCTCGGCCCTCGCATCCGAAACGCTGATTGTGCGCGAACCCGGATCGGGCTCGCGGGAGATCGTGACGAGAGCGCTGGCGGATCATGGCATAGAACCGCGCCGGACACTGGAAATCGGCAGTACCGAGGCGATCAAACAGGCCGTTGCGGTGGGTCTTGGTGTCTCAATAGTCTCAAGGGCTGCTGTCAGCGATCAGGTCGCGCAGGGCCGATTGAAAATCATTTCTGTCCGGAACGTAGCCATCAAGCGGCAGTTGTGGCAGCTGAAGATACCGGGCCGGCTGGATGCGCCCGCCGCGGTCGTTTTCGAGCAAATCCTCAACGAGGTGCCCAGGCGCTTGTCTGTCGCCGGCACCTTATCCTAGGTGCCGAATACCGTTAGCGCGCTTCGCCCGAGGGCTTCGAGCTGCCAGAACTTGCCGGGAAGATCCGGGACAAAATAGACGGCTCGCGCCACCACGATCACGGCCACCAGCGACCAGAAAAGGCTGGTTCCGGCAAACGTAAGCCAGCTTGAGACGGGCCCTTGCGGCGCCGCAACGCGCGACTCATCGTATTTCACGGGCTCGCCGAAAGCCTCAAATCGCATCTCTTGCATTGCCGCCTCCGACGTTTCCGAACCGTTCAAACGGTGCGTACATATGTCGGCGGCCGGCGGCAGAAAGCAAAGGAACCGTGTTGGAAATTTACCCTCCGGGGGAGACTGTTATTCTCCCCCACAGGTTCAAAAGGGAACAACCGTTGTGCGACCGGTTGACACCCCCTGAAACAGCCACCTTCCTCAATAAGTCGAGGCGAGGTAATCGACGATCCTGGGCACATCGGCCTCGTCGATCGGCGCACCATAGAGCTTGATCATTTTGGTCACCTCGGCCTGCCAGAAGTCCTTCTTGTACTTCGGACCCTCGGGCTGGGTCTTGATGTAGTCGGCCGAGTGACATGCCGTGCAATTGTTCTGGGCGGCTTCAAGGTTAGGACCCGGTTTGAACGCCGCGGTTTCTTCGGGAAGCGTGTAGGAAACCGGCTTGGCGCTGGCCGCGACAAGACCGTAGCCGGCGATGGTCATCGCGACGAGGCTCGCAACAACGACGGGGGTCGATCGCTTCATCGTCATTCTCCTCAAGCCGCCGTGACGCGGACGGTTTCGACCACGTTGCGCAAATACCCTGCCGGATTCCACAGTGCTTCCATCGGCTGAGTCTTGCCGTCGTTGCTGGTCGCACGCACCTTCAACTCGTGCGCGCCTGCGGGAAGTTTCACCGGCAAACTCCATTCGCGGAACGAATACTTGCTGAGCTCCTTGCCGAGGCGCGCCGACTCCCACGTTTTCCCGCCATCGGTTGAGACCGCAACATCCCTGATGCCGTTGCCGCTATCGAACGCGATGCCTTTCAAGGTGGTCCCGCCCGCTTTCAGGCTGGCGCCGTCGGCGACATTGGTGATGAAGGACCGGACGGTCAGCCGGTTGATCGGGATCGTTGCCTTCGGCGCAGTGCCGGGCTCGACGCAATTGCAGTCATTGTCCGGAATTCGATACGCCGTCTTCATCCAGAAGCCGTCAAACACGCTGTCGACGACATTGATCTCGTTGAGGTGCTTGACCCAGTAGGTGCCGTAATAGCCGGGCACGATCAGCCGCAGCGGAAATCCATTGAGGAACGGCAAGTCCTGACCGTTCATGGAATAGGCCAGCATCACCTCGCCATCGCGCGCATGATCGATGTCGAGGGCCTTGGCGAAATCCGGGGTCCTGTCACTGACAGGACCGTCCATGCCGCCAAACACCACCTGCTTGGCGCTTGCCTGAACGCCGGCCTGGTCCAGCACCGCCTTCAGCGGAACGCCCTTCCATCGCGCATTGCCCATGGCGCCGTTGCCAAGCTGGCCTCCCGCAACCCGAGGCGTGAAAAATCCGCGGCTGTTACCGGAGCATTGATTGACGGCCACGAGTTCTACCGCCGGCATCTTCCTGATGTCGGCAAGCGACAACTTTACCGGTTTGTCCACTTTCCCCTTGATCTCCACCGAGAACTTGTCGGGGTCGATGTCGAGCGGCACGTCGGCCAAATGGTACCGCACGAAGAATGCATCGTTCGGCGTGATAACGTTCTCATTGAACACCGCGAACGGCGTTTCCAGCTGCGGCGGCCGGCTGGTCAATCCGATCATCGGACGCTTCTGCGGGTATTTGACGGTGGGCCGCTCCCCGTTTTCGAACGGCAACGTCACCTTATCCGCCGCGAAGCTGGCAAACGAAGATCCGCCGACCGCGCCGCTTCCCGCGAGCAAGGCTGCTCCACCCTGCAGGACTGTTCTTCTGTTCATCATTGACTCTCTCCCTGTGGTGGCGCGCGAATCTTTCGGGGAATAAACCGGTGACGGGGAAATCAGGCGACGCGCGCTTGCGAAAGAAACGCGGTGATCTCGGCCGGTGTATCGGCAACCCTGACGCCTGCTTTTTCCAGCGCGGCCCGCTTCGAAGCATATCCGCCACGGCCGCCGGTCACGATCGCGCCTGCATGGCCCATCTTCTTGTCCGGCGGAGACGAACGTCCGGCGATGAAGGAGACCACGGGTTTCTTCATCCCGCGGGCATATTCCGCCGCCTCTTCTTCCATCGCCCCGCCGATCTCGCCGACCAGAACAACGGCTTTTGTACGCTGGTCCCGATCGAGCGCCTCGAGCGCGTCACGCGTTGTGGTTCCGATAATCGGATCACCGCCGATGCCGACAAAGGCCGATTGGCCAAGGCCCGCGCGCGTGAGATTGAGGCACATCAGGGTTCCCAGACTGCCGCTGCGCGAAATCACGCCGATGTCGCCGGGCATGAAAATGTTGGGATTGTGACCCGGCATGATTCCGACAAACCCTTCGCCCGGCGTCACGATGCCGGCCGTGTTGGGACCGACGATCCTGCTCTTCGATCCGCGGGCGCGGGCAAATATCTCCAGCACGTCGTGGCTCGGAATGTGCTCCGTCAGCGTGACGATCGTGCCGACACCTGCATCGATGGCGTCGATGATGGCATCCTTCGCCATCGTCGGCGGGATGAAGATCACTGAAATGTCGCAAGGCGTGTGTTTGGCCGCCTCGACGGCGGAACGAAAAATCGGCACGCCGAGATGCGAATCGCCGGCGCGCTTGGGATTGACCCCGGCGACGACATCGGTGCCGCATTCCATCATTTTGGCTGCCCAAAACGAGCCTTGCTTCCCGGTGATTCCCTGAACAAGAACTTTTTGACCACGTCGATAGATCATTTTGCTGCCTCAACGGCCGCCTTAACGGCGTCTTCCATGAAATCGTAGGGTTCGATGCCGAGCCGTTCGCGGACAAGTTTCACGGCCTCGTCTTCGCCGGTACCGTGAATGGAAAAGAAGGCCGGGATCTTCGGCTTGAGACTCTCCCAGGCCAGAACCACGCCCTCGGCCATGACATCGGTCCGCGCGAAAGCGCCGCAGAAATTGACGACCAGGCTTTTGACGCCCGGATTTGACAGCACCAGATCCAGTGCTACCTCGGCCTTGGTGTAGGCCTCTCCGCCGATCTCGAGAAAGTTGGCCGGCTTGCCTCCGAAATGATCGATTACATCCATCGTCGTCATCGTCAGGCCGGCGCCATTGGCCAGCACGCCGACATTTCCATCGAGCTGGATAAATCGCAGCCCATGCGATGCGCCGCGTTCTTCCAAGGCTGTCATTTTGGGAGGAGAAGCGACCTTGACGAGCTCTGGCTGCCGCAACGTCGAAGCATCGTCCAGAACAAATTTGCAATCCAGGGCGACGACCCTGCCGTCGCGCAGAATTGCAAGCGGGTTGATCTCCACAAGCTCAGCGTCCTGATCGCAAAAGGCGCGATAGAGCTTGACCAGCACATCGCCAACGGCGGCGGCGGCCGGCCCAAGATCCAACCCCTTGAGAAGCGCCGATGCATCCGACGCGTCGAAGCCATGTTTGACATCGACGACATGCCGCCTGATCGCATCAGGTTTTTGTTCGGCTACCTCCTCGATGTCCATTCCGCCTTCCGTCGAGAACAGAACGAGCGGGCTCCGGCTGCTCACGTCGATCAGTACGGCAGCGTATAACTCGCGATCGATCGGGCAGCGCTCCTCGACGAGGACGCGCTCGACCCGGCTGCCGCCAATCGTCATGCCCAGTATGGCGCGCGCGGCCGCGGCACCTTGCTCGGGACTATCAGCCATCTTGATGCCGCCGGACTTGCCGCGTTTGCCGGTCGGCACCTGGGCCTTGACAACGGACGGCCCGATCTTTGCCACCGCCTCGGATGTTTCTTCCGGGGTCTTGCAGACAACACCACGGGGTATCGGCACGCCGGCCGGCATCAGGACGCCTTGCTTGGCGGCGTATTCTTCGAGATTCATCGCGGGCGATCCTATTTTCCGTACCGGGCCCAATGCGGACCAAAAAGCTCTTCTTCGGATGGCTTGTCTTCGGGGATGGGAACTACCAGGTGGGTAATATTGAGAAAGTGCTTGTAGTTCAGATTTTCCGAGATGCTGTTTTTTTGCCATGAGCCGCATCCCATCGTCAGCGTGAATTCAAGTCCGCTGTCGAAGCC is part of the Bradyrhizobium erythrophlei genome and encodes:
- a CDS encoding succinate--CoA ligase subunit beta; translation: MNLEEYAAKQGVLMPAGVPIPRGVVCKTPEETSEAVAKIGPSVVKAQVPTGKRGKSGGIKMADSPEQGAAAARAILGMTIGGSRVERVLVEERCPIDRELYAAVLIDVSSRSPLVLFSTEGGMDIEEVAEQKPDAIRRHVVDVKHGFDASDASALLKGLDLGPAAAAVGDVLVKLYRAFCDQDAELVEINPLAILRDGRVVALDCKFVLDDASTLRQPELVKVASPPKMTALEERGASHGLRFIQLDGNVGVLANGAGLTMTTMDVIDHFGGKPANFLEIGGEAYTKAEVALDLVLSNPGVKSLVVNFCGAFARTDVMAEGVVLAWESLKPKIPAFFSIHGTGEDEAVKLVRERLGIEPYDFMEDAVKAAVEAAK
- a CDS encoding LysR family transcriptional regulator, yielding MPLNLHLLRMFTTVVRTGSFSRAADALHISQPAISKGVRDFELQIGCRLLDRIPKGVRPTREGLALMRHAEALFATERQAEEEMRSLRGLEEGSLRIGASTTIASYMIAEYLGIFHNAYPNIDLHIISANTSEIADLTIGHEVDIALVEGPIRDENLIAEPWQTDVMELIVGSHHPFAASKTPIAASALASETLIVREPGSGSREIVTRALADHGIEPRRTLEIGSTEAIKQAVAVGLGVSIVSRAAVSDQVAQGRLKIISVRNVAIKRQLWQLKIPGRLDAPAAVVFEQILNEVPRRLSVAGTLS
- a CDS encoding molybdopterin-dependent oxidoreductase, whose amino-acid sequence is MMNRRTVLQGGAALLAGSGAVGGSSFASFAADKVTLPFENGERPTVKYPQKRPMIGLTSRPPQLETPFAVFNENVITPNDAFFVRYHLADVPLDIDPDKFSVEIKGKVDKPVKLSLADIRKMPAVELVAVNQCSGNSRGFFTPRVAGGQLGNGAMGNARWKGVPLKAVLDQAGVQASAKQVVFGGMDGPVSDRTPDFAKALDIDHARDGEVMLAYSMNGQDLPFLNGFPLRLIVPGYYGTYWVKHLNEINVVDSVFDGFWMKTAYRIPDNDCNCVEPGTAPKATIPINRLTVRSFITNVADGASLKAGGTTLKGIAFDSGNGIRDVAVSTDGGKTWESARLGKELSKYSFREWSLPVKLPAGAHELKVRATSNDGKTQPMEALWNPAGYLRNVVETVRVTAA
- the sucD gene encoding succinate--CoA ligase subunit alpha, producing MIYRRGQKVLVQGITGKQGSFWAAKMMECGTDVVAGVNPKRAGDSHLGVPIFRSAVEAAKHTPCDISVIFIPPTMAKDAIIDAIDAGVGTIVTLTEHIPSHDVLEIFARARGSKSRIVGPNTAGIVTPGEGFVGIMPGHNPNIFMPGDIGVISRSGSLGTLMCLNLTRAGLGQSAFVGIGGDPIIGTTTRDALEALDRDQRTKAVVLVGEIGGAMEEEAAEYARGMKKPVVSFIAGRSSPPDKKMGHAGAIVTGGRGGYASKRAALEKAGVRVADTPAEITAFLSQARVA
- a CDS encoding sulfite:cytochrome C oxidoreductase subunit B; this encodes MTMKRSTPVVVASLVAMTIAGYGLVAASAKPVSYTLPEETAAFKPGPNLEAAQNNCTACHSADYIKTQPEGPKYKKDFWQAEVTKMIKLYGAPIDEADVPRIVDYLASTY
- a CDS encoding YeiH family protein, translated to MPAPKKPAATDKGWRAVIARIGGLMPGIGLSVVITAVSVGVQYLEERVFSHPYLEALVIAILLGMAIRTAWEPNSRWRPGIAFSAKQLLETAVVLLGATISYSAIAASGLSLIAAIVGTVAVILAASYGIGRLLGLPVRLSILVACGNSVCGNSAIAAIAPVIGADGDDIVSSISFTAVLGVVMVLGLPLLVPLLALSPTQYGILAGLTVYAVPQVLAATVPVGLISTQIGTLVKLVRVLTLGPIVLCFSLFGRGLRKDAEGSVASKRFKPLQLIPWFIIGFLVLAGLRSFGILPESAAAPILRVASLLTVVSMAALGLGVDIGVLRRVGGKVTAAVTLSLFLLLLISLGIVHLFS